DNA sequence from the Halorussus limi genome:
GCGCCCGAGACCCGGAAATTCGCGGACGGCCGCGACGACCTCGCCACCGTCGAGACGCCGGGCGAGGGCTACGTCGCCGACCTACAGGTCGCGCTGGAGGCGGTCGAACCGCCGGTCCTGACCGTCGCCGCCGACCTGCCCCTGCTCGACGCCGACGCCGTGAACGCGGTCCTCGACGCCTCCGACACGGAGACCGACCGTCGAGACGACGGCGGCCGGCCCTCCACGACGGTCTGCGTCCCGGCCCAACTCAAGCGCGCTCTCGGCGCGAGCCTCGACACCGCCTTCGAGCGCGACGGCCGGGAACTCGCACCGACCGGAGTGAACGTCGTCGCCGAAACGGAGAGAGAAACCATGTACGAGACTTACGACGCGCGACTGGCCGTGAACGTGAACCGACTCGCAGACGCCGACCTCGCGGAGGGTCTGCTGTGAGACTGCTCCTGTTCGCCGGGACCACCCGGACCGCCGAAATCGACGGGATAAGCGCCGCGGGGGCCGACCCCGAGGCGATGGTGTGGACGCCGAGCGCCGACGCCGAGATTCTGGAGTACGGCGAACCGGTCCGCGCGCCCGAGGTCCCGGTCAGTCCCACGGGGTGTCCGACGCCCGCGCTCGCGACCCGCGCGGTCCGAGAACTCGCCGACTTCGAGACCGGCGTAGTGGACGCCGGACTCGCCGAACCCACCGCCGCGCCCACCGTCTCGGTCGGCGCGCGCCCCGGCGAGGACGTGCGCGAGTCCGACCCCGTGCCGACCGCGCCGGGTGCCTACGCCGCCGCCCGGCAGTTCGGCCGACAGTTTCCCGACGACGAGGTCACGGTCGCCGAGACGATTCCCGGCGGCACGACCACCGCGCTCGGGGTCCTGACCGCGCTGGGCGAGGAGCGGGGCGTCTCGTCGTCGCTCCCCGACAACCCCATCGAGCGAAAGCGCGAGGTGGTCGCGGAGGCGCTCGACGCCAGCGGATTGGAGTCGGGCGACGCCGCGGGCGACCCCCGGTCGGCGGTCCGGCGCGCGGGCGACCCGGTGCTGGCGAGCGCCGCGGGGTTCGTCGTCGGGGCCGCCCGGACCGGCACCGCGGTGACGCTGGCCGGCGGCACCCAGATGCTCGCCGTCGCCGCCCTCGCGCGCCACGCCGGGGTCGAGCGACCGCTCGCGCTCGCGACGACGACGTTCGTCGCCGACGACCCCGCCGCCGACCTCCGGGGCGCGGCCGCCGACTTCGACCTCGACCTGACCGTCGCCGACCCCGGGTTCGAGGAGTCGGACCACCCCGCGATGGCGAGATACGTCGCCGGAGAGGCCAAGGAAGGCGTCGGGATGGGCGGGGCCTTGGCGCTCGCCGAGCGAGAGGGAATCGAGATGGCCCGCGTCCGCGACCGGATTCGGACGCTGTACGACGAACTGGTCGAGGGCGAACCGGCCCCCGCGGGACGCGACGATGGACCGCGATAGCGTCCGGGAGGTCGGCCGAGTGCCCCACGGCGGGAGCGACGACCCCGACCTGCTCGACTTCAGCGCGAACACCAACCCGCGGACGCCGCCCGGGACCCGCGAGGTCTACGCCGACGCCCTCGACGCGTCCCGGTCGTATCCGAACGACGACTACCCCGAGTTCCGGGCGGCGGCCGCCGACTTCGCGGACTGCGACCCCGACGCGGTCGTCCCCACGCCGGGCGGTCTGGCGGCGCTCCGACTCGCGTTCGCCGTGAGCGTCTCGCCCGGCGACTCGGTGCTGGTCCCGTTTCCCAGTTTCGGCGAGTACGCCCGCGAGATTCGCCTGCAGGGCGGGCGACCGGAGTTCGTACCCCACGACGAACTGCTTGACGCCGACCCCCGGGACCACGCCGCGGTCGTGGTCTGCAACCCGAACAACCCGACCGGCGACGCCTACGACCCCGGCGCGCTCCGCGAGTTCGCGGCCGAGTGCCGAGAGAGCGACGCCCTGCTCGTCGCCGACGAGGCGTTCCTCGGGTTCACCGACCGCCCCTCGCTCGCGGGCACGCCGGGCGTCGCCGTCGCGCGCTCGCTGACCAAACTCTTCGGCCTCCCGGGTCTCCGGGCCGGGTTCGCGGTTGCGACCGGCGAGGTCGGCGCGGACCTCGCTACCGCACGGCGGGCGTGGAGTTGCGGGACCCCGGCGGCCCGCGTCGGCGCGCACTGCCTCCGAGCGGACGAGTTCGTGGCCGAGACCCGCGAGCGCGTCCGCCGGGAGCGCGCCCGGATGACCGACGCCCTCGGCGAGGAGTTCGAGGTCCACCCATCCGAGTCCCCCTTCCTCCTGCTCGACGCAGGGGAGCGCGACCCCGCGGAAATCGTCCGGCGCGCCCGCGAACGTGGCGTCGCGGTCCGCGACGCCACGACGTTCCGGGGACTCGACTCCCACGTCCGGGTCGCGGTCCGGACGCCCGGCGAGAACGACCGCCTGCTGGAGGTCCTCGGCGATGTCTGAGGACTCCTCGGGCGTGTTCGAGACCACCGTCAGCGAGGGCGTCCTCCGGGTCCGCCGGGAGGGCGCGCGGTGGCTCTCGACCGGGTGGGCGGGCGGCGAGTGTCGCGCCGACGCGGCCGACAACGTCTCGGTCCCGGAGGGGTTCGACCGCACGGACCTCGACGCGTACATCGCCGAGCGCCGGCGGGCGGCGGGGTTCGAGGGTTCGGGACCCGCGCTTCTCACCGGCGTCGAGTTGCGCCACGCCCGCGGCGCGCGACTGGGGCCGGTCGCGGCGGTGGCGACCGCCGGCGTCTCGAACCCGGCCGCGCTCCCGACCGACCCCGAGGACGCGCGCGCCGACCGGTCGGGCGAGCGCGCCGAGCAGTCGTGCGGTCCCGCCGACGCGTCGGCGGACGCCGCCGGTCCGGACGGGTCGGAGACGCCCGAGGTCGGCACCGTCAACGTCGTCGTCGGCACCGAGCGGTCGCTGGCCGACGGCGCGTTGGCGAACCTGCTCGCGGTCGCAGTCGAGGCCAAGACCGCGACCCTGCTCGCGGAGACCGGCTTTCCGGGCACGACAAGCGACGCGGCCGTCGCGGCCTGCGACCCGGCGGGCGAGCGGGTCGCCTTCTCGGGGAGCGCCACCGAGGTCGGGGCCTGCGCGCGGGCCTGCGTCCGCGAGGCGGTGCGCGCGAGCCTCGACTCGCGGTACGGCGAGGGCACCGGCGCGACGGTTCCCGAGTCGGTCGCCGACGCGGAGTACGGCGTCGCGACCGACCGACGTGCGGCGGTGTTCCGTCCGGCGGAACGCGAACGAGACGACGCGTAGAGACTGAAATTTGATGCTTTAACGAACATATACACATGCCAGAGACAGAGAAAACCGACTCCGACGACGGCGATAGCATCGAACCGGCCGACCCCGACGAGTTCGGTCTCGTACAGGTCTGGTGGGGCGACGGCAAGGGAAAGACTACGGCGGCGCTCGGCATGGGGTTCCGGGCGGCGGGCCACGGCTACCGGGTCCACCTGCTCCAGTTCATGAAGGGCGGCGCGGACAGCGTCGAGGACTCGCGCGGCGAGTACGCCGCCATCGAGGCCCTGCCGACGTTCACCTACGAGACGACCGGCGAGTACGGGTGGCACGGCTTCTCGGACGGGAGCGACGACGACGAACACGCCGCTCGGGCGCGG
Encoded proteins:
- the cobT gene encoding nicotinate mononucleotide-dependent phosphoribosyltransferase CobT; translated protein: MRLLLFAGTTRTAEIDGISAAGADPEAMVWTPSADAEILEYGEPVRAPEVPVSPTGCPTPALATRAVRELADFETGVVDAGLAEPTAAPTVSVGARPGEDVRESDPVPTAPGAYAAARQFGRQFPDDEVTVAETIPGGTTTALGVLTALGEERGVSSSLPDNPIERKREVVAEALDASGLESGDAAGDPRSAVRRAGDPVLASAAGFVVGAARTGTAVTLAGGTQMLAVAALARHAGVERPLALATTTFVADDPAADLRGAAADFDLDLTVADPGFEESDHPAMARYVAGEAKEGVGMGGALALAEREGIEMARVRDRIRTLYDELVEGEPAPAGRDDGPR
- a CDS encoding cob(I)yrinic acid a,c-diamide adenosyltransferase codes for the protein MPETEKTDSDDGDSIEPADPDEFGLVQVWWGDGKGKTTAALGMGFRAAGHGYRVHLLQFMKGGADSVEDSRGEYAAIEALPTFTYETTGEYGWHGFSDGSDDDEHAARARAALARAREAADEGYHMLILDEVLYAANRGLVEPDDVRELVESKPDDLELVLTGGHDRPEYVTDLADLVTRVEKERHPIEDGQGARKGTEY
- a CDS encoding NTP transferase domain-containing protein; translation: MCGGRGTRLDAPTEKPLFEVGGRPMVARVADALAESRVESVRAVVSPHAPETRKFADGRDDLATVETPGEGYVADLQVALEAVEPPVLTVAADLPLLDADAVNAVLDASDTETDRRDDGGRPSTTVCVPAQLKRALGASLDTAFERDGRELAPTGVNVVAETERETMYETYDARLAVNVNRLADADLAEGLL
- a CDS encoding aminotransferase class I/II-fold pyridoxal phosphate-dependent enzyme, whose translation is MDRDSVREVGRVPHGGSDDPDLLDFSANTNPRTPPGTREVYADALDASRSYPNDDYPEFRAAAADFADCDPDAVVPTPGGLAALRLAFAVSVSPGDSVLVPFPSFGEYAREIRLQGGRPEFVPHDELLDADPRDHAAVVVCNPNNPTGDAYDPGALREFAAECRESDALLVADEAFLGFTDRPSLAGTPGVAVARSLTKLFGLPGLRAGFAVATGEVGADLATARRAWSCGTPAARVGAHCLRADEFVAETRERVRRERARMTDALGEEFEVHPSESPFLLLDAGERDPAEIVRRARERGVAVRDATTFRGLDSHVRVAVRTPGENDRLLEVLGDV
- a CDS encoding adenosylcobinamide amidohydrolase yields the protein MSEDSSGVFETTVSEGVLRVRREGARWLSTGWAGGECRADAADNVSVPEGFDRTDLDAYIAERRRAAGFEGSGPALLTGVELRHARGARLGPVAAVATAGVSNPAALPTDPEDARADRSGERAEQSCGPADASADAAGPDGSETPEVGTVNVVVGTERSLADGALANLLAVAVEAKTATLLAETGFPGTTSDAAVAACDPAGERVAFSGSATEVGACARACVREAVRASLDSRYGEGTGATVPESVADAEYGVATDRRAAVFRPAERERDDA